One Halichoerus grypus chromosome 1, mHalGry1.hap1.1, whole genome shotgun sequence genomic region harbors:
- the LOC118533564 gene encoding LOW QUALITY PROTEIN: uncharacterized protein LOC118533564 (The sequence of the model RefSeq protein was modified relative to this genomic sequence to represent the inferred CDS: substituted 1 base at 1 genomic stop codon): MDSVTFEDVAVNFSLEEWALLDSSQKKLYRDVMRETFRNLASIEKKWKDHDTEDRYNTQGRRLRSHMVEKRCESKEGHQCGETITQTPDFNLNKKTPSGVKPPEGHQCGETITQTPDLNLNKKTPSGVKPCECSVCGKVFVRHSSLNRHIRSHTGHKPYEYHEYEEKPYKCKECGKAFSYRKSVHRHERTHTGEKPYECQECGKAFTWLTTFRRHMITHTGDGPYKCQECGKAFSCSTSLRTHERTHTGEKPYQCKQCGKSLRSPLGLRIHERNHTGEKPYECKQCGKALSCPSSFRRHERTHTAEKQYECKQCEKTFSSPLGLRIHERIHTGEKPYECKECGKAFISLSSIRTHMITHTGDGPYKCKECGKAFICPSSFRSHERTHTGEKPYECKQCGKTFSWPSSFRIHERTHTGEKPYECKECGKTFIYRTTFQGHMRKHTGEKPYKCKECGKAFISPSSVRTHMIMHTGDGPYKCKECGKAFNFPSSFRIHERTHTGEKPYECKQCGRAFSCYTSFRTHEKTHTGEKPYECKECGKAFIYRTTFRGHVRMHTGEKPYKCKECGKAFSRPNSFRRHERSHTEXKPLECKQCGKNIN, from the exons GACTCAGTGACCTTTGAGGATGTGGCTGTGAACTTCAGCCTGGAAGAGTGGGCTTTACTGGATTCTTCGCAGAAGAAACTTTACAGAGATGTGATGCGGGAAACCTTCAGAAACCTGGCCTCAATAG agaaaaaatggaaagatcatGACACCGAAGATAGGTACAATACCCAGGGGAGAAGACTAAG AAGTCATATGGTAGAAAAACGTTGCGAAAGCAAAGAGGGTCATCAGTGTGGAGAAACCATCACCCAGACTCCAGATTTTAATCTGAACAAGAAAACGCCTTCTGGAGTAAAACCACCTGAAGGTCATCAGTGTGGAGAAACCATCACCCAGACTCCAGATCTTAATCTGAACAAGAAAACGCCTTCTGGAGTAAAACCATGTGAATGTAGTGTGTGTGGAAAAGTCTTCGTGCGTCATTCGTCCCTTAATAGGCACATCAGATCTCACACTGGACATAAGCCATATGAGTATCACGAATATGAAGAGAAGCCATATAagtgtaaggaatgtgggaaagccttcagctACCGCAAGTCTGTTCACAGACATGAAAGGActcatactggagaaaaaccctatgaatgtcaggaatgtgggaaagctttcaCGTGGCTCACAACTTTCCGAAGACACATGATCACTCACACAGGAGATGGACCTTACAAATGTcaggaatgtgggaaagcttttAGTTGTTCTACTTCATTGCGAACACATGAAAggactcacactggagagaaaccctatcaGTGTAAACAGTGTGGGAAATCCCTCCGGTCCCCTCTGGGTTTGCGAATACATGAAAGAaatcacactggagagaaaccctatgaatgtaagcaGTGTGGTAAAGCCCTCAGTTGTCCCAGTTCCTTTCGAAGACATGAAAGGACTCACACTGCAGAGAAACAGTATGAATGTAAACAGTGTGAGAAAACCTTCAGTTCTCCTCTAGGTTTGCGAATACATGAAAgaattcacacaggagagaaaccttatgaatgtaaggaatgtgggaaagcctttatttCTCTGTCAAGCATTCGAACACACATGATCACACACACTGGAGATGGACCTtataaatgtaaggaatgtgggaaagccttcattTGTCCCAGTTCCTTTCGATCTCATGAAAggactcacactggagagaaaccctacgAATGTAAACAGTGTGGTAAAACCTTCAGTTGGCCCAGTTCCTTTCGAATACATGAAagaactcacactggagagaaaccttacgaatgtaaggaatgtggcaAAACTTTCATTTATCGCACAACCTTTCAGGGACACATGAGAAagcacactggagagaaaccctataagtgtaaagaatgtgggaaagccttcattTCTCCCTCAAGTGTTCGAACACACATGATAATGCACACTGGAGATGGACCTtataaatgtaaggaatgtgggaaagcctttaatTTTCCCAGTTCATTTCGAATACATGAAagaactcacacaggagagaagccctatgaatgtaaACAATGTGGTAGAGCCTTTAGTTGTTACACATCCTTTCGAACACATGAAAAAActcacactggagaaaaaccctatgagtgtaaggaatgtggaaaagcctttatTTATCGCACTACCTTTCGAGGACACGTGAGAAtgcacactggagagaaaccatacaaatgtaaagaatgtggaaaagcctttagtCGTCCCAATTCATTTCGAAGGCATGAGAGATCTCATACTGAATAGAAACCTCTTGAATGTAAGCAGTGTGGGAAAAACATCAATTGA